The Camelina sativa cultivar DH55 chromosome 14, Cs, whole genome shotgun sequence genome includes a window with the following:
- the LOC104738665 gene encoding cytochrome P450 703A2-like, protein MILVLASLFAVLILNLLLWKWLKASASKSHRLPPGPPRLPILGNLLQLGPLPHRDLANLCDKYGPLVYLRLGNIDAITTNDPDTIREILLRQDDVFASRPKTLAAVHLAYGCGDVALAPMGPHWKRMRRICMEHLLTTKRLESFTAQRAEEARYLIRDVFERAEFGKPINLREVLGAFSMNNVTRMLLGKQFFGPGSLVSPKEAQEFMHITHKLFWLLGVIYLGDYLPFWRWVDPSGCEKEMRDVEKRVDKFHTKIIDEHRRAKRENEDNNGEIDFVHVLLSLPGENGKEHMDDVEIKALIQDMIAAATDTSAVTNEWAMAEVIKQPRVMRKIQEELDTIVGSNRMVDESDLVHLNYLRCVVRETFRMHPAGPFLIPHESVRPTTINGYYIPAKTRVFINTHGLGRNTKLWDDVEDFRPERHWPVDGSGRVEISHGPDFKILPFSAGKRKCPGAPLGVTMVLMALARLFHCFDWSSPEFIDTVEVYGMTMPKAKPLWAIAKPRLAPHLYT, encoded by the exons aTGATTTTGGTGTTGGCCTCCCTCTTCGCTGTTCTCATTCTTAATCTCCTTCTATGGAAATGGCTCAAGGCTTCAGCAAGTAAATCCCATAGGCTTCCTCCAGGGCCACCAAGGTTGCCGATATTGGGTAACCTACTCCAATTGGGCCCTTTACCTCACAGGGACTTGGCTAATCTCTGTGATAAGTACGGTCCATTAGTCTACCTCCGGCTCGGGAATATTGATGCCATCACAACGAACGATCCCGATACCATCCGAGAGATTCTCTTACGACAGGACGATGTTTTTGCATCTAGGCCAAAAACACTCGCCGCAGTCCACCTAGCTTATGGATGCGGGGACGTCGCATTAGCGCCAATGGGTCCGCATTGGAAAAGAATGAGGAGGATATGCATGGAACACCTACTTACAACCAAAAGGCTTGAATCTTTTACTGCCCAACGGGCCGAGGAAGCTCGGTATCTTATACGAGATGTCTTCGAACGAGCGGAATTCGGAAAGCCAATAAACCTAAGGGAAGTATTGGGTGCTTTCTCTATGAACAATGTGACTCGGATGCTACTAGGGAAACAATTTTTTGGACCTGGATCTCTAGTAAGTCCAAAAGAAGCACAAGAGTTTATGCACATAACTCATAAATTGTTTTGGCTGTTGGGTGTTATTTACTTAGGAGACTACTTGCCGTTTTGGAGATGGGTTGATCCGTCCGGGTGCGAGAAAGAGATGAGGGACGTGGAGAAGCGTGTAGACAAGTTTCATACCAAGATCATCGACGAGCACAGAAGGGCAAAACGAGAAAATGAAGATAATAACGGAGAAATAGATTTTGTTCACGTTTTGTTGTCTCTACCTGGTGAGAACGGAAAAGAACACATGGACGACGTTGAAATTAAAGCTCTAATTCAG GACATGATAGCGGCTGCGACGGACACGTCAGCAGTCACAAACGAATGGGCAATGGCCGAAGTCATCAAGCAACCACGAGTAATGCGTAAGATTCAAGAAGAGCTTGACACTATCGTAGGATCAAACCGAATGGTCGACGAATCAGATCTAGTCCATTTAAACTACCTACGCTGTGTGGTACGAGAGACGTTCCGAATGCATCCGGCCGGACCGTTTTTAATCCCTCACGAGTCCGTCAGACCAACAACGATCAACGGCTATTACATCCCAGCAAAGACACGTGTCTTCATCAATACACATGGATTGGGCCGAAACACAAAGTTATGGGACGACGTGGAGGACTTTAGGCCCGAACGACATTGGCCTGTTGACGGTAGCGGACGAGTTGAGATAAGCCACGGACCGGATTTTAAGATATTGCCGTTTAGTGCTGGTAAGAGGAAGTGCCCCGGAGCTCCGTTAGGTGTGACAATGGTGCTAATGGCATTGGCTCGGCTCTTTCATTGCTTTGATTGGTCTTCACCGGAATTTATTGATACGGTGGAAGTTTACGGCATGACTATGCCTAAGGCTAAACCATTATGGGCCATTGCTAAACCACGATTGGCACCTCATTTGTACACATAG